One uncultured Alphaproteobacteria bacterium genomic region harbors:
- a CDS encoding putative peptidyl-prolyl isomerase (PpiC-like) (Evidence 3 : Function proposed based on presence of conserved amino acid motif, structural feature or limited homology), with translation MSVTSLLKSQTAGLAIAAALCLGLALPQPARADDDPVVATVNGEAIHRSALEQIRAAVPYLKDVPLEHVYDALLDNVVDLTLVAAEAKKQGLAKDPVVERNMKAAERQILRSVYLTREIDKKLTDAQIKTVYDEWVKANPPEEEVHARHILLATEKEAKAVIDQLGKGADFAAVAKEKSTGPSAGSGGDLGYFKATDMVKPFADAAFAMKPGEVSKEPVKTQFGWHVIKVEDRRTAPVPTLEEIKPQLREQAAGEIAMEIVKGLREHAEVKKFDLEGKPVKP, from the coding sequence ATGAGCGTCACCTCGCTATTGAAGTCCCAGACCGCCGGTTTGGCGATCGCCGCCGCCCTTTGCCTTGGCCTTGCGCTGCCGCAGCCCGCGCGCGCCGACGACGACCCGGTGGTCGCGACGGTCAACGGCGAGGCGATCCACCGCTCGGCGCTGGAGCAGATCCGCGCCGCGGTGCCGTATCTCAAGGACGTGCCGCTCGAACACGTCTACGACGCGCTGCTCGACAACGTCGTCGACCTCACCCTGGTCGCCGCCGAGGCGAAGAAGCAGGGCCTCGCCAAGGACCCGGTGGTGGAGCGCAACATGAAGGCCGCCGAGCGGCAGATCCTCCGCTCCGTCTACCTCACCCGCGAGATCGACAAGAAGCTCACCGACGCCCAGATCAAAACCGTCTACGACGAGTGGGTGAAGGCCAACCCGCCGGAAGAGGAAGTCCACGCCCGCCATATCCTCCTCGCCACCGAGAAGGAGGCGAAGGCGGTGATCGACCAGCTCGGCAAGGGCGCCGACTTCGCCGCCGTGGCGAAGGAGAAGTCCACCGGCCCGTCCGCCGGTTCGGGCGGCGACCTCGGCTACTTCAAGGCCACCGACATGGTGAAGCCGTTCGCCGACGCGGCGTTCGCGATGAAGCCGGGCGAGGTGAGCAAGGAGCCGGTGAAGACCCAGTTCGGCTGGCACGTGATCAAGGTCGAGGACCGCCGTACCGCGCCGGTGCCGACGCTCGAGGAGATCAAGCCGCAGCTGCGCGAACAGGCCGCGGGCGAAATCGCCATGGAGATCGTCAAGGGCCTGCGCGAGCATGCCGAGGTCAAGAAGTTCGACCTCGAAGGCAAGCCGGTCAAACCCTGA
- a CDS encoding conserved hypothetical protein (Evidence 4 : Homologs of previously reported genes of unknown function), whose product MFWKAAGAAVVRSWVGRLLRPARFGTADMATPSDGELSAVALAAGRLGDAVRNGRFQPEIATYVTALCALPPEQAVPVEKKVRRALEYAAVSMSGQYVPRQTVYDVEFRNLEICPALAYYYVFHYSGFVREHALRVMPGLHKKAIIAAIVLERRNDWVAEVRAMADRRFMALLAELPEAQLASLFPILLERTALWGRRYAPDRVLEEALSIPRFAEGAKRFLLKAVYGPLRRNFSRILGSDCLDADLEEIAVAARAPLVRATAVEALLRGRARWMIGSTRQWVDKPNGVSTVLPRWETRALTISPSRRRVWDLAASDRSAFVRREAVDYAIDMGPDACDWAVLTSLRHDPNRGVAERAKYCCRKWSAPEKPL is encoded by the coding sequence GTGTTTTGGAAAGCTGCGGGGGCGGCGGTGGTGAGGTCTTGGGTAGGGAGGTTGTTGCGACCGGCGAGGTTCGGAACGGCGGATATGGCCACTCCTTCCGATGGCGAACTCTCGGCGGTTGCGCTCGCGGCCGGACGCTTGGGTGACGCCGTTCGGAACGGGCGTTTTCAACCGGAAATCGCAACGTATGTGACGGCTCTATGTGCTCTGCCTCCCGAACAGGCCGTCCCAGTCGAGAAAAAAGTGAGGCGGGCGCTGGAGTACGCCGCTGTCTCGATGTCCGGGCAATACGTCCCCAGGCAAACCGTCTACGACGTGGAGTTCCGAAATCTCGAGATATGCCCGGCGTTGGCGTACTATTACGTGTTTCACTATAGCGGGTTCGTGCGGGAGCATGCGTTGCGAGTGATGCCCGGCCTGCACAAAAAGGCGATCATCGCGGCCATCGTCCTGGAGCGACGTAACGACTGGGTGGCCGAGGTTCGAGCAATGGCCGATCGTCGGTTCATGGCGTTATTGGCGGAATTGCCGGAGGCCCAACTCGCTTCCCTGTTTCCCATACTCCTGGAACGAACCGCGTTGTGGGGGCGTCGGTATGCGCCGGATCGGGTGCTCGAGGAGGCCTTGTCCATTCCCCGATTTGCCGAAGGAGCGAAAAGGTTCCTTCTTAAGGCGGTGTACGGCCCGCTGAGGCGGAATTTCTCCCGGATCTTGGGATCGGACTGCCTGGATGCGGACCTGGAGGAAATTGCCGTGGCGGCGCGTGCGCCGCTTGTCCGCGCGACCGCCGTCGAGGCGCTCCTCCGGGGGCGGGCGCGGTGGATGATCGGGAGCACTCGGCAGTGGGTCGATAAACCCAATGGAGTTTCGACGGTTCTTCCTCGGTGGGAAACCCGGGCGTTGACCATCTCGCCGAGCAGACGTCGCGTCTGGGATCTTGCCGCGTCGGATCGGAGCGCGTTCGTGCGGAGGGAGGCTGTCGATTACGCAATCGACATGGGGCCTGACGCGTGCGACTGGGCGGTTCTTACATCTCTCCGGCACGACCCCAACCGGGGAGTCGCCGAACGGGCGAAGTACTGCTGCCGCAAATGGAGCGCTCCGGAAAAGCCCCTCTAA
- the mutT gene encoding 8-oxo-dGTP diphosphatase → MTTSASTPTTAPDDCGGCRLAPGPRLVPGLPLVLVAAAVLADADNRVLLAQRPEGKSLAGLWEFPGGKVDAGEPPELALIRELDEELGIAVKPACLLPLTFASHAYESFHLLMPVFLIRTWDGFPRGREGQGLAWVKPNRLKDYPMPPADLPLIAPIQDALA, encoded by the coding sequence ATGACTACATCAGCATCAACGCCGACTACCGCTCCTGACGACTGCGGCGGCTGCCGCCTCGCGCCGGGGCCGCGACTGGTCCCGGGGCTGCCGCTCGTGCTGGTGGCCGCGGCGGTGCTGGCGGACGCGGACAACCGCGTCCTCCTCGCACAGCGGCCCGAGGGCAAGAGCCTCGCCGGACTGTGGGAGTTCCCCGGCGGCAAGGTCGACGCGGGCGAGCCGCCTGAACTGGCGCTGATCCGCGAACTCGACGAGGAATTGGGGATCGCGGTGAAACCCGCCTGCCTGCTGCCGCTCACCTTCGCCTCGCACGCCTACGAAAGCTTCCACCTGCTGATGCCGGTGTTCCTGATCCGCACCTGGGACGGCTTTCCGCGCGGGCGCGAGGGCCAGGGGCTCGCCTGGGTCAAGCCCAACCGCCTCAAGGATTACCCGATGCCGCCCGCCGACCTGCCGCTGATCGCGCCGATCCAGGACGCGCTCGCCTAA
- the argJ gene encoding Arginine biosynthesis bifunctional protein ArgJ (Includes: Glutamate N-acetyltransferase; Amino-acid acetyltransferase) → MSTKVSPLAPAAFPALVPVAGVRFAAASTGLRYSGRPDLMVAEVPAGSPVAGVFTRSKTRSAPVDWCREALKGGSARVIVVNSGNANAFTGKAGVAAVEATAAGAAETFGCGENEVFIASTGTIGVPLDASKIVAKLPEAKAALSAEAWEAAARAIMTTDTFPKAASVVTEIGGVPVTIAGFGKGSGMIQPDMATTLNFVFTDADLPAPVLQELLKAGADKSYNCITVDSDTSTSDTLLLVATRKAGNAPVAKASDPALRKFRKALDGLLIDLAQQIVKDGEGASKFVTIAVSGAASAAAARRIGLAIANSPLVKTAIAGEDANWGRIIAAVGKSGETADRDRLTIAIGGVPVAAEGQAVPGYDETPVAAHFKGRYIDIAVDVGVGRGKATVWTCDLTHDYISINADYRS, encoded by the coding sequence ATGAGCACCAAAGTCTCTCCGCTCGCTCCCGCCGCCTTTCCCGCCCTCGTTCCGGTCGCGGGCGTGCGTTTCGCCGCCGCCAGCACCGGCCTGCGCTACTCCGGCCGCCCCGATCTGATGGTCGCCGAAGTTCCCGCGGGCTCGCCGGTGGCGGGCGTGTTCACCCGCTCCAAGACCCGTTCGGCGCCGGTCGACTGGTGCCGCGAGGCGCTGAAGGGCGGCTCGGCGCGGGTGATCGTGGTCAACTCGGGCAACGCCAACGCCTTCACCGGCAAGGCCGGCGTCGCCGCGGTCGAAGCGACCGCGGCGGGCGCGGCCGAAACCTTCGGCTGCGGCGAGAACGAAGTGTTCATCGCCTCCACCGGCACCATCGGCGTGCCGCTCGACGCGTCGAAAATCGTCGCCAAGCTCCCCGAGGCCAAGGCGGCGCTCTCCGCCGAGGCGTGGGAGGCGGCGGCGCGCGCGATCATGACCACCGACACCTTCCCCAAGGCCGCGTCGGTCGTCACCGAGATCGGCGGCGTGCCGGTGACGATCGCCGGGTTCGGCAAGGGCTCGGGAATGATCCAGCCGGACATGGCGACGACCCTCAACTTCGTCTTCACCGACGCCGACCTGCCCGCCCCGGTGCTGCAGGAGTTGCTGAAGGCGGGAGCCGACAAGTCCTACAACTGCATCACCGTCGATTCCGACACCTCCACCTCCGACACCCTGCTGCTGGTCGCGACCCGCAAGGCCGGAAACGCGCCGGTGGCGAAGGCGTCCGACCCGGCGCTGCGGAAGTTCCGCAAGGCCCTCGACGGCCTGCTGATCGACCTTGCGCAGCAGATCGTCAAGGACGGCGAGGGCGCGAGCAAGTTCGTCACCATCGCCGTGAGCGGCGCGGCCTCGGCCGCGGCGGCGCGCCGGATCGGCCTCGCGATCGCCAATTCGCCGCTGGTGAAGACCGCGATCGCGGGCGAGGACGCCAACTGGGGCCGCATCATCGCCGCGGTCGGCAAATCGGGCGAGACGGCGGACCGCGACCGCCTCACCATCGCCATCGGCGGCGTGCCGGTGGCGGCGGAAGGCCAGGCGGTGCCGGGCTACGACGAAACCCCGGTGGCCGCCCACTTCAAGGGACGATACATCGACATCGCCGTCGACGTCGGCGTCGGACGCGGCAAGGCGACGGTCTGGACCTGCGATCTCACTCATGACTACATCAGCATCAACGCCGACTACCGCTCCTGA
- a CDS encoding Molybdopterin binding domain-containing protein, which translates to MSQPSACVILIGNEILSGRIKDENLPFLAKRLSQIGIPVREAVVIPDVEDRIVAAVNDARARFTYVFTTGGIGPTHDDITAASVAKAFGVAWTLHPEAKRILEAYYGDTVNAARLRMAMTPEGASLIPNPVSAAPGFRMENVHVMAGVPSIMRAMFDGIAHTLSGGDPVLSRAISADAREGDLAQRLAEIQSEHPGVDLGSYPFGLGERIGVCIVGRSTDRNDLDAAMDKVAAMFRALGLDPEESDPAATN; encoded by the coding sequence GTGTCTCAGCCCAGCGCCTGCGTCATTCTCATCGGCAACGAGATCCTCTCCGGCCGGATCAAGGACGAGAACCTCCCCTTCCTCGCCAAGCGCCTGAGCCAGATCGGCATTCCGGTGCGCGAGGCGGTGGTGATCCCCGACGTCGAAGACCGCATCGTCGCCGCCGTCAACGATGCCCGCGCCCGCTTCACCTACGTCTTCACCACCGGCGGCATCGGCCCGACTCACGACGACATCACCGCCGCCAGCGTCGCCAAGGCGTTCGGCGTCGCCTGGACCCTCCACCCGGAGGCGAAGCGCATCCTCGAAGCCTACTACGGCGACACCGTCAACGCCGCGCGCCTGCGGATGGCGATGACGCCCGAAGGCGCGAGCCTGATCCCCAACCCGGTGTCCGCCGCACCGGGCTTCCGGATGGAGAACGTCCACGTGATGGCCGGGGTGCCGAGCATCATGCGCGCGATGTTCGACGGCATCGCCCACACCCTCTCGGGCGGCGACCCGGTGCTGTCGCGCGCGATTTCGGCGGACGCCCGCGAGGGCGACCTCGCGCAGCGGCTGGCGGAAATCCAGTCCGAGCACCCGGGCGTCGACCTCGGCAGCTATCCCTTCGGCCTCGGCGAGCGCATCGGCGTCTGCATCGTCGGCCGCTCCACCGACAGGAACGATCTCGACGCGGCGATGGACAAGGTCGCCGCGATGTTCCGCGCCCTCGGCCTCGACCCCGAGGAATCCGACCCGGCGGCGACGAATTAG
- a CDS encoding hypothetical protein (Evidence 5 : No homology to any previously reported sequences), translated as MSDISSTLRTQEVSERIHAQYARAQGIAVQAPQAVFPEDRVELSSTAQRVVEGGATGDRSSFRQDVLAEGDGALSRMTARLNRLMSVYGVTSSQETISGHRVVDVLQNELKRLVGTVEPPAIDNQVKQELNFIVRQMEIRQDFFDGLDDSGTAASMTIEIGDASLEWGPAGQSGALLAPPATPGTDAAGNAVDLSQVGDGVYHVSASSSGGGASAFDRNAGRLAADAAPARARPDLNQDGARNEADAAVGVVIVHDDQSRQAATGIAQFVADLAVPIAVRGAEATPSRPQAFEDRDV; from the coding sequence ATGTCCGACATATCCTCGACGCTGCGGACCCAGGAAGTCTCGGAGCGCATCCATGCGCAGTATGCCCGCGCCCAGGGCATCGCCGTGCAGGCGCCGCAGGCGGTATTTCCCGAGGACCGGGTGGAGCTGTCGTCGACGGCGCAGCGGGTGGTGGAAGGCGGCGCAACCGGCGACCGGTCCAGCTTCCGCCAGGACGTTCTCGCGGAAGGCGACGGCGCCCTCTCCCGCATGACCGCGCGGCTCAACCGGCTGATGTCGGTCTACGGCGTCACCAGTTCGCAGGAAACCATCAGCGGCCACCGCGTCGTCGACGTGCTGCAGAACGAGCTGAAGCGTCTGGTCGGCACCGTCGAACCGCCGGCCATCGACAATCAGGTCAAGCAGGAACTCAACTTCATCGTCCGGCAGATGGAAATCCGCCAGGACTTCTTCGACGGCCTCGACGACAGCGGCACCGCCGCCTCGATGACGATCGAGATCGGCGACGCCAGCCTGGAATGGGGCCCGGCGGGCCAGTCGGGAGCGCTGCTGGCGCCGCCCGCCACCCCGGGTACCGATGCCGCCGGCAACGCCGTCGACCTGTCCCAGGTCGGCGACGGCGTCTACCACGTGTCGGCATCCTCCTCCGGCGGCGGCGCGTCGGCCTTCGACCGCAACGCCGGGCGGCTGGCCGCCGACGCCGCCCCCGCACGGGCGCGCCCCGACCTCAACCAGGACGGCGCCCGCAACGAAGCGGACGCCGCCGTCGGCGTGGTGATCGTCCACGACGACCAGAGCCGTCAGGCCGCCACCGGGATCGCCCAGTTCGTCGCCGATCTCGCGGTGCCGATCGCGGTGCGCGGCGCCGAGGCGACGCCGTCGCGGCCGCAGGCGTTCGAGGACCGGGACGTCTGA
- a CDS encoding conserved hypothetical protein (Evidence 4 : Homologs of previously reported genes of unknown function) codes for MARTIALKRLAGDYGVARLAPDAPIPGWADGPGLVSITRSGDELSITCPAERIPAGVRADLDWRCWKFEGPFAFDEAGILLAVVRPLSEAGLGVFVVSSYDTDHLLLKSAVAGQAEALMTAAGHRIL; via the coding sequence ATGGCGCGGACGATCGCCTTGAAACGCCTTGCGGGCGATTACGGGGTCGCGCGACTCGCGCCCGACGCCCCGATCCCCGGCTGGGCCGACGGCCCCGGCCTGGTGTCGATCACCCGTAGCGGCGACGAGCTCTCGATCACCTGCCCGGCGGAGCGGATTCCCGCCGGGGTGCGGGCCGATCTCGATTGGAGATGCTGGAAGTTCGAGGGCCCGTTCGCCTTCGACGAGGCGGGCATCCTGCTCGCGGTGGTGCGCCCGCTGTCGGAGGCGGGTTTGGGCGTGTTCGTGGTGTCGAGCTACGACACCGACCACCTGCTGCTGAAATCCGCCGTCGCCGGACAAGCTGAAGCCCTGATGACGGCGGCGGGACATCGGATTTTGTGA